A single genomic interval of Haloterrigena salifodinae harbors:
- a CDS encoding pyridoxal phosphate-dependent aminotransferase — protein sequence MDYETPLFFHVMEYANRAEGDVIDMVSGNPDWEPPAALREGLRDYADLEPDRFQYAPSEGLLELREEIAARRGVDADQIVVTNGAGEANYLAMARALERDRGDEIVLTDPVYPYYPGKTTMLDGTQRFVATDDEGQLDPADVREAASEETAAIVVATPNNPTGAVYPESTMAALVDVAEEYDAILISDEVYDHYDLSGEFASALGVDSSYRIVTNAFSKSMAITGVRVGYAVFPPELVENAKSRHMLVNVATTRPGQYAVLRALRETPPEYYEANRELLRERVATFTDALDAAGAEYTTPRGSFYVMARFDGYPGTLENVERLIDEAGVAGMPGEAFGDSRSDWLRFALVTPRVEEAAARLAAYFE from the coding sequence ATGGATTACGAGACGCCGCTGTTCTTCCACGTCATGGAGTACGCGAATCGTGCGGAGGGCGACGTCATCGACATGGTCAGCGGCAACCCCGACTGGGAGCCTCCCGCGGCGCTCCGGGAGGGGCTGCGCGACTACGCCGATCTCGAGCCCGACCGGTTCCAGTACGCCCCCAGCGAGGGTCTGCTCGAGCTCCGCGAGGAGATCGCGGCCCGGCGGGGCGTCGACGCCGACCAGATCGTCGTCACGAACGGCGCGGGCGAGGCCAACTATCTCGCGATGGCCCGCGCGCTCGAGCGCGACCGCGGCGACGAGATCGTGCTGACGGACCCGGTCTACCCGTACTATCCGGGGAAGACAACGATGCTCGACGGAACGCAGCGGTTCGTCGCGACGGACGACGAAGGGCAGCTCGATCCGGCCGATGTCCGGGAGGCGGCGAGCGAGGAGACGGCCGCCATCGTGGTCGCCACGCCGAACAACCCGACCGGCGCGGTCTATCCCGAGTCGACGATGGCGGCCCTCGTCGACGTCGCCGAGGAGTACGACGCAATCCTGATCAGCGACGAGGTGTACGATCACTACGACCTCTCGGGCGAGTTCGCCAGCGCGCTGGGGGTCGACTCGAGCTACCGGATCGTCACCAACGCCTTCTCGAAGTCGATGGCGATCACGGGCGTTCGGGTCGGCTACGCCGTCTTCCCGCCGGAGCTCGTCGAGAACGCCAAGAGCCGCCACATGCTGGTCAACGTCGCGACGACTCGGCCCGGCCAGTACGCGGTCTTGCGGGCGCTGCGGGAGACGCCCCCCGAGTACTACGAGGCCAACCGGGAGTTGCTCCGTGAGCGCGTCGCGACCTTCACCGACGCCCTGGACGCCGCGGGCGCCGAGTACACCACTCCGCGGGGCTCGTTCTACGTCATGGCCCGCTTCGACGGCTATCCGGGGACGCTCGAGAACGTCGAACGGCTGATCGACGAGGCCGGCGTCGCTGGGATGCCCGGCGAAGCCTTCGGCGACTCGCGGTCCGACTGGCTCCGCTTCGCGCTCGTCACACCCCGCGTCGAGGAAGCGGCCGCGCGACTCGCGGCGTACTTCGAGTGA
- a CDS encoding ArsA family ATPase encodes MSGIDAERVDEEAETADETDDAHTIEVTPTDSLEDDERETIDVEPSDEPVDGPDYVLYGGKGGVGKTTMAAATALDSARGGTSTLVVSTDPAHSLSDTFETDVPAEPARIRDDIPLYAAEIDPESAMEAGEVAFPGAGGPDDAANADDGTAGSFGGGSDGGAGPFGGGDGAGDMGGMGGLGDLLGGGDGSPMEALFGGAMPGADEAAAMQLLLEYMDDPRFERVVIDTAPTGHTLRLLKLPELMDTMMGRMMKMRQRISGMLEGMKGMFPGQEAPEEDDLEDLDELRERIERLRAALQDPARTDFRIVMVPEEMSVFESKRLRGQLEEFQIPVGTVVVNRVMEPLSDVTDDVRGEFLQPNLEDCEFCQRRWDVQQGALAEAQELFRGTEVRRVPLFADEVRGEGMLEVVAACLR; translated from the coding sequence ATGAGCGGAATCGACGCCGAGCGGGTCGACGAGGAGGCCGAGACGGCGGACGAGACCGACGACGCCCACACCATCGAGGTGACGCCGACAGACTCCCTCGAGGACGACGAACGGGAAACCATCGACGTGGAGCCGTCTGACGAACCCGTCGACGGCCCGGACTACGTGCTCTACGGTGGGAAAGGTGGCGTCGGAAAGACGACGATGGCCGCCGCGACCGCGCTGGACAGCGCCCGCGGCGGCACGTCGACGCTGGTCGTCTCGACGGATCCGGCCCACTCGCTGTCGGACACCTTCGAGACCGACGTGCCGGCCGAACCGGCCCGCATCCGCGACGATATCCCCCTCTACGCGGCCGAGATCGACCCCGAGTCCGCGATGGAGGCGGGCGAGGTCGCCTTCCCCGGTGCCGGCGGTCCCGACGACGCGGCGAACGCGGACGACGGAACCGCGGGGTCGTTCGGCGGCGGTTCCGATGGCGGTGCGGGCCCCTTCGGCGGGGGCGACGGCGCGGGCGATATGGGCGGCATGGGAGGGCTCGGCGACCTGCTCGGCGGCGGCGACGGATCGCCGATGGAGGCGCTGTTCGGCGGCGCGATGCCCGGCGCCGACGAGGCCGCCGCGATGCAACTGCTGCTCGAGTACATGGACGACCCCCGATTCGAGCGGGTCGTCATCGACACCGCGCCGACGGGCCACACCCTCCGGCTCCTGAAGCTCCCGGAACTGATGGACACCATGATGGGTCGGATGATGAAGATGCGCCAGCGCATCAGCGGCATGCTCGAGGGGATGAAAGGGATGTTCCCCGGCCAGGAGGCGCCCGAGGAGGACGACCTCGAGGACCTGGACGAACTCCGTGAGCGCATCGAGCGCCTACGAGCGGCCCTGCAGGATCCCGCGCGGACGGACTTCCGGATCGTCATGGTCCCCGAGGAAATGAGCGTCTTCGAGTCCAAACGCCTGCGCGGGCAACTCGAGGAGTTCCAGATTCCGGTCGGTACGGTCGTCGTCAACCGCGTCATGGAGCCCCTCTCGGACGTCACCGACGACGTTCGGGGCGAGTTCCTTCAGCCGAACCTCGAGGACTGCGAGTTCTGCCAGCGCCGGTGGGACGTCCAGCAGGGCGCCCTTGCCGAAGCGCAGGAACTGTTCCGCGGCACCGAGGTGCGGCGCGTCCCGCTGTTCGCCGACGAAGTAAGAGGTGAGGGGATGCTCGAGGTCGTCGCGGCCTGTCTGCGGTGA
- a CDS encoding universal stress protein yields MYRVLLPVDDDESRARAQAEAVGDLPAAAAEIRVDVLHVHEEVTAPDAEWAAGGFSDEYAEEMADNLRNVQRLPASVETAADVLEAAGVEYAIHETTGEAPEMILEAASELDNDAIVLGVGERSPVGKVLFGSVVQAVILESDRPVTVVSAEEDGDGESA; encoded by the coding sequence ATGTATCGCGTCCTGCTCCCGGTCGACGACGACGAATCGCGAGCGCGCGCCCAGGCCGAGGCGGTCGGCGACCTGCCGGCGGCCGCCGCGGAGATCCGCGTCGATGTCCTCCACGTCCACGAGGAGGTGACGGCACCCGACGCCGAGTGGGCGGCCGGCGGCTTCTCCGACGAGTACGCCGAGGAGATGGCCGACAACCTCAGGAACGTCCAGCGGCTGCCCGCCTCCGTCGAGACCGCCGCCGACGTCCTCGAGGCGGCCGGCGTCGAGTACGCGATCCACGAGACGACGGGCGAAGCACCCGAGATGATCCTCGAGGCCGCGTCGGAACTCGACAACGACGCGATCGTCCTCGGCGTCGGCGAGCGCTCGCCGGTCGGCAAGGTCCTGTTCGGCAGCGTCGTGCAGGCGGTGATCCTCGAGAGTGATCGCCCGGTGACGGTCGTCTCCGCCGAGGAGGATGGCGACGGCGAGTCAGCGTAA
- a CDS encoding MFS transporter, with product MDRSYWRTVSLVTLWQVSASVCYYTVFAVTPFFRDEFGLSRFTVGLVVTALTLGYAVWLLPVGAVIDRFGEGRTLTVGLVGLGIGAVLVASAPTYPLLLAAAFVLGSTYATAIPGTNKAIYGAIAAGRQNLALGIKQVGVTAGSGVSALLVTGLAGALFWQAGFLIAAGTALVVASVFAVCYRSAGEGGRAEYPDFRALSRNRPYRVLVAAGFFLGAALFTTTGYTVLYLEESIGASVVGGGIVLALVQLFGSVGRLAGGWLSDNLPGEPHVRIGAILIVQALAGAALFVVVAATATPVAAAVAFSVLGFFVLGNTGVYYSYMATLVTADEMGGATAAGQLSLVAGSVVAPPAFGYLADVVGYRASWWLLAAGTALAAGLLAYAVCLEPPVDEPAMRE from the coding sequence ATGGACCGGTCGTACTGGCGGACGGTCTCGCTCGTGACGCTGTGGCAGGTGTCGGCGAGCGTCTGTTACTACACGGTCTTCGCGGTGACGCCGTTCTTCCGCGACGAGTTCGGCCTCTCCCGGTTCACCGTCGGCCTCGTCGTGACGGCGCTCACCCTGGGCTATGCGGTCTGGCTCCTGCCGGTCGGGGCGGTCATCGACCGCTTCGGCGAGGGACGGACGCTGACGGTCGGCCTCGTCGGGCTCGGGATCGGCGCCGTGCTGGTCGCCAGCGCACCCACGTACCCCCTCCTGCTCGCGGCGGCGTTCGTCCTCGGTTCGACGTACGCGACGGCGATTCCAGGGACAAACAAGGCGATCTACGGCGCCATCGCGGCGGGCCGCCAGAACCTCGCGCTGGGGATCAAACAGGTCGGCGTCACCGCCGGCAGCGGCGTCAGCGCCCTCCTCGTGACCGGATTGGCGGGCGCGCTCTTCTGGCAGGCCGGCTTCCTGATCGCCGCCGGGACCGCCCTCGTCGTCGCCAGCGTCTTCGCCGTCTGCTATCGCAGCGCAGGCGAGGGCGGGCGAGCGGAGTATCCGGACTTCCGGGCGCTGTCTCGCAACCGCCCCTACCGCGTGCTCGTCGCGGCCGGCTTCTTCCTCGGCGCGGCGCTGTTCACCACGACGGGCTACACGGTGTTGTACCTCGAGGAATCGATCGGCGCCTCGGTCGTCGGCGGCGGGATCGTCCTCGCGCTGGTCCAGCTGTTCGGCAGCGTCGGTCGCCTCGCCGGCGGCTGGCTGAGCGACAATCTCCCCGGCGAACCCCACGTTCGGATCGGCGCGATCCTGATCGTGCAGGCGCTCGCGGGCGCGGCCCTGTTCGTCGTCGTCGCCGCGACTGCGACGCCCGTCGCGGCCGCCGTCGCCTTCTCCGTGCTGGGGTTCTTCGTCCTCGGGAACACGGGCGTCTACTACTCCTACATGGCGACGCTGGTCACCGCCGACGAGATGGGCGGCGCGACCGCCGCCGGCCAGCTCTCCCTGGTCGCCGGCTCCGTCGTCGCCCCGCCCGCGTTCGGATACCTCGCCGACGTCGTCGGCTACCGCGCCTCGTGGTGGCTGCTCGCCGCCGGCACCGCCCTTGCCGCCGGCCTGCTGGCCTACGCCGTCTGCCTCGAGCCGCCGGTCGACGAGCCGGCGATGCGGGAGTGA
- a CDS encoding tautomerase family protein: MPLLQFDTTLSPSAEEKTALADRVTDLYTAEMETTAGHVAVTIRERDPADLHLGRAVDGPIVFLDAEIRRGRPFERKRAFALETMAYVCETFDVPEANAKVVFTEHPGEHMMGVDRVGGEWDGEE; encoded by the coding sequence GTGCCTCTCTTACAGTTCGACACGACGCTGTCGCCGTCGGCCGAGGAAAAGACGGCGCTGGCCGACCGGGTGACGGACCTCTACACGGCGGAGATGGAGACGACGGCGGGCCACGTCGCGGTGACGATCCGCGAGCGCGACCCGGCCGACCTCCACCTCGGACGCGCGGTCGACGGGCCGATCGTCTTCCTCGACGCCGAGATCCGGCGCGGCCGACCGTTCGAGCGCAAGCGCGCGTTCGCGCTCGAGACAATGGCGTACGTCTGCGAGACGTTCGACGTCCCCGAAGCGAACGCGAAGGTCGTCTTCACCGAACACCCCGGGGAGCACATGATGGGCGTCGACCGTGTCGGCGGCGAGTGGGACGGCGAGGAGTAG
- a CDS encoding SLC13 family permease, translating to MVRNSRKTIQKFTRVLWASLWTLNAQTKAYLTLDAPLILEDMDGVSEEEKRLARQVFPDGGRDPGDATAAENRTAEGGPGSGDDPGGSGGDRGDDGNSPFDVGGTYDLRQRIGFVLGPLLFALIFLSPTPDGLSAAGKAVAAVTAWVAVWWMSEAIPIPATSLLPIVLFPLTGALPVADTTPSYGHPLIFLFMGGFFLAMAMQRWGLHRRIALRTIKAVGTEPSRLILGFMLATAFLSMWVSNSATVMMMVPIALAVIYQTADLVDETGLDVDTSEGNFSFGIALMLCIAYGASVGGVSTLIGTPPNVLFAGQADALFDQSVSFAEWMLYGVPISAIGLVAVYIYVTRAVSPQFDELPAGADTIDRELEKLGPMNRQEKLVAIVFAGMAVSWIGASLIGPLFGVAPPEDADTIVAIGGAMVLFTLPTTVEGNRTFLLDWTNAVDIPWGVILLFGGGLAIASGFGDTGLAAWIGEQLQALEGVSMIVVLFAVVSMTIFLTEVTSNTATTAMLMPILAGVAVGIGVHPFGLMIAGATAASFAFMLPVATPPNAIVFGSGYISLPQMARIGAGLNIIGIALITLVAFAWLPIAWGIDITTLPTEFVEAWEA from the coding sequence ATGGTGCGGAACTCTCGGAAAACGATTCAAAAGTTCACCCGTGTGCTCTGGGCGTCGCTGTGGACACTCAACGCCCAGACGAAAGCGTACCTCACGCTCGACGCACCGCTAATCCTCGAGGACATGGACGGCGTCTCCGAGGAGGAGAAACGCCTCGCGCGGCAGGTCTTTCCGGACGGGGGCCGCGATCCGGGCGACGCCACTGCGGCCGAAAACCGGACCGCCGAAGGCGGTCCCGGAAGCGGCGACGATCCCGGCGGTAGCGGCGGCGACCGGGGCGACGATGGGAACTCCCCGTTCGACGTCGGCGGGACGTACGATCTGCGCCAGCGGATCGGGTTCGTCCTCGGGCCGCTCCTGTTCGCCCTGATCTTTCTCTCGCCGACGCCCGACGGTCTGTCGGCCGCTGGGAAGGCCGTCGCCGCGGTCACCGCGTGGGTCGCCGTCTGGTGGATGTCCGAGGCGATCCCGATCCCGGCGACCTCGCTGTTGCCGATCGTCCTCTTTCCGCTGACCGGCGCGCTCCCGGTCGCGGACACGACGCCGTCCTACGGTCACCCGCTGATCTTCCTCTTCATGGGCGGGTTCTTCCTCGCGATGGCGATGCAGCGGTGGGGTCTCCACCGCCGGATCGCCCTGCGGACGATCAAGGCCGTCGGCACCGAGCCCTCGCGGCTCATCCTCGGGTTCATGCTCGCGACCGCGTTTCTCTCGATGTGGGTCTCGAACAGCGCGACCGTTATGATGATGGTCCCCATCGCGCTGGCGGTCATCTACCAGACTGCCGATCTGGTCGACGAAACCGGGCTCGACGTCGACACGAGCGAGGGCAACTTCTCCTTCGGCATCGCCCTGATGCTCTGTATCGCCTACGGCGCGTCCGTCGGCGGCGTCTCGACGCTCATCGGGACCCCGCCGAATGTGCTCTTTGCGGGACAGGCCGACGCACTCTTCGATCAGTCGGTTTCCTTCGCCGAGTGGATGCTCTACGGCGTCCCCATCTCGGCGATCGGTCTCGTCGCCGTCTACATCTACGTCACCCGCGCGGTGTCGCCGCAGTTCGACGAACTCCCCGCCGGCGCGGACACGATCGATCGGGAACTCGAGAAACTTGGGCCGATGAACAGGCAGGAAAAACTGGTCGCGATCGTCTTCGCCGGGATGGCCGTCAGCTGGATCGGGGCCAGCCTGATCGGGCCGCTCTTCGGCGTCGCGCCGCCGGAGGACGCCGACACCATTGTGGCGATCGGCGGCGCGATGGTCCTGTTTACGCTGCCGACGACGGTCGAGGGCAATCGCACCTTCCTGCTCGACTGGACGAACGCCGTCGACATCCCGTGGGGGGTCATCCTCCTGTTCGGCGGCGGGCTCGCGATCGCCTCCGGCTTCGGCGACACCGGTCTCGCGGCCTGGATCGGCGAACAGCTCCAGGCCCTCGAGGGCGTTTCGATGATCGTCGTCCTGTTCGCCGTCGTCTCCATGACGATCTTCCTAACGGAGGTCACCTCGAACACGGCGACGACGGCGATGCTGATGCCCATTCTGGCCGGCGTCGCGGTCGGCATCGGCGTCCACCCCTTCGGGCTAATGATCGCCGGGGCGACCGCTGCATCGTTCGCGTTCATGCTGCCCGTCGCGACCCCGCCGAACGCGATCGTTTTCGGCAGCGGCTACATCTCGCTGCCCCAGATGGCTCGCATCGGCGCCGGCCTCAACATCATCGGCATCGCGTTGATCACGCTCGTCGCCTTCGCGTGGCTGCCGATCGCCTGGGGGATCGACATCACGACGTTGCCGACCGAGTTCGTCGAGGCCTGGGAGGCCTAA
- a CDS encoding helix-turn-helix domain-containing protein: MPGREFTQQERARGILKALAETSQATTTELATALETHPLTVERHCRALQRAGYVRRCTGGAYALVETDLDSSAPSPDDATVGRQRSTNPAD; encoded by the coding sequence ATGCCAGGCCGCGAGTTCACACAGCAAGAGCGGGCCCGAGGGATCCTCAAGGCGCTCGCAGAGACGAGTCAAGCGACGACCACCGAACTAGCGACGGCCCTCGAGACGCATCCACTCACCGTCGAGCGCCACTGCCGGGCGCTCCAGCGGGCCGGATACGTCCGTCGCTGTACGGGCGGCGCGTACGCGCTCGTCGAGACCGACCTCGACTCGAGCGCGCCGTCGCCCGACGATGCGACCGTCGGCCGGCAGCGGTCGACGAACCCTGCCGACTGA
- a CDS encoding SDR family oxidoreductase, protein MATAEDVEGTDEDGPEGTVVEEDRETARDGGEPVGDEDDRYTRKKSVLITGCSSGIGRATAAAFLREDWQVFATARDPEDIADLEDAGCTTFALDVTDPDQVARAVERVVDVAGAIDCLVNNAGYAQMGPIEDVATSDLHRQFDVNVYGPHRLARAVLPHMRAQGAGRIINVSSVVGRVSFPGSGAYSGSKHALEAMSDSLRAEVEEFGIDVTVIEPGPVNTNFSDRVDEELPESERTPAYESLYEIYGEMQLIGGGNGGPFASSPEDVAAAILESATTPEPPARYPVGPLAQYGVYARFLPDPLRDAGYKLLRKLV, encoded by the coding sequence ATGGCCACCGCTGAGGACGTCGAGGGAACCGACGAGGACGGGCCGGAAGGCACCGTCGTCGAGGAGGATCGCGAGACGGCACGGGACGGCGGCGAACCCGTCGGCGACGAGGACGACCGCTACACCCGCAAGAAGTCCGTCCTGATCACCGGCTGTTCGTCCGGCATCGGACGCGCCACCGCGGCCGCGTTCCTGCGCGAGGACTGGCAAGTGTTCGCGACCGCGCGCGATCCCGAAGACATCGCGGATCTCGAGGACGCGGGCTGTACGACCTTCGCGTTGGATGTCACCGATCCCGACCAGGTCGCGCGGGCGGTCGAGCGGGTTGTCGACGTCGCCGGCGCGATCGACTGTCTGGTCAACAACGCGGGCTACGCCCAGATGGGGCCGATAGAAGACGTCGCGACGTCGGATCTTCACCGCCAGTTCGACGTCAATGTCTACGGCCCCCACCGGCTCGCCCGAGCCGTCCTCCCCCACATGCGCGCCCAGGGCGCCGGCCGAATTATCAACGTCTCGAGCGTCGTCGGCCGGGTCTCGTTCCCCGGTTCGGGCGCCTACTCGGGGTCGAAACACGCCCTCGAGGCGATGAGCGACTCCCTGCGCGCGGAGGTCGAGGAGTTCGGCATCGACGTCACCGTGATCGAGCCCGGTCCGGTCAACACGAACTTCAGCGACCGCGTCGACGAGGAACTGCCCGAATCGGAGCGGACGCCCGCCTACGAGTCGCTGTATGAGATCTATGGCGAGATGCAACTGATCGGCGGCGGGAACGGCGGCCCCTTCGCCTCCAGCCCCGAAGACGTCGCCGCGGCGATCCTCGAGTCCGCTACGACACCCGAACCGCCCGCGCGGTATCCGGTCGGGCCGCTGGCCCAGTACGGCGTCTACGCGCGATTCCTGCCGGACCCGCTGCGCGATGCGGGCTACAAGCTCCTCCGAAAACTGGTTTGA
- a CDS encoding universal stress protein, translating to MTGATAEHPILVAVANPEHATQLVRTAGDLARASGSAVRIVSIVVKSRDSPFSVYSDEAIIERYSGRSRDIVDRAVDVAPDDVAVSGELVVSRSVADGILTAVERTDPRALVVGWEDQTRRTNAVLGTTVDRLLERAPCDLYVERIGTEADGVDSILVPVAGGPHVGPAVGVAKAIAARNDATVVLRSVVDPDTDSATAHEFLADAAASLEAAPGPSVRTESLVDEGDDVAERLLEVADDHDVLVFGATRQGAIHRRLVGSIARTVARRTDRTVILARDGETVGGPIRRRIRRLLPTA from the coding sequence ATGACCGGCGCGACGGCGGAACACCCGATACTGGTCGCGGTCGCGAATCCCGAGCACGCCACCCAGTTAGTCCGAACGGCCGGCGACCTCGCTCGAGCGAGCGGTAGCGCGGTCCGGATCGTCTCGATCGTCGTCAAGTCCCGCGACTCGCCCTTCTCCGTCTACTCGGACGAGGCGATCATCGAACGGTACTCGGGACGCAGTCGGGACATCGTCGATCGCGCGGTCGACGTCGCACCCGACGACGTCGCGGTTTCCGGCGAACTGGTCGTCAGCCGATCCGTCGCGGACGGTATCCTCACGGCGGTCGAACGGACCGATCCGCGAGCGCTCGTCGTCGGCTGGGAGGATCAGACGCGTCGCACGAACGCCGTCCTCGGGACGACGGTCGATCGCCTCCTCGAGCGGGCCCCGTGCGACCTCTACGTCGAGCGTATCGGCACTGAGGCCGACGGCGTCGACTCGATCTTGGTCCCGGTCGCGGGCGGTCCGCACGTCGGTCCGGCAGTCGGCGTGGCGAAAGCGATCGCCGCGCGCAACGACGCGACCGTGGTCCTCCGGTCGGTCGTCGATCCCGACACCGACTCGGCTACGGCGCACGAGTTCCTCGCGGACGCGGCGGCGTCCCTCGAGGCGGCACCGGGCCCGAGCGTTCGGACGGAGTCGCTGGTCGACGAGGGCGACGATGTCGCCGAACGACTGCTCGAGGTCGCAGACGACCACGACGTACTCGTCTTCGGCGCGACGCGCCAGGGAGCGATTCACCGTCGCCTCGTCGGGTCGATCGCGCGGACGGTGGCGCGTCGAACCGATCGAACCGTGATCCTCGCCCGCGACGGCGAAACCGTCGGCGGACCGATTCGGCGACGGATTCGGCGGCTCCTGCCGACGGCGTAG
- a CDS encoding endonuclease V, which translates to MPTVRPDLVPDASLERDDMEAMQREIADAAAFEDDFDFDPATLGDPLAAASSGADPPTVVGVDQSFLTNEAGDQDRALSAVVAMRGGEVIERVHAVTPLEIPYIPGLLSFREGQPILAALEELSVEPDLFLFDGSGRIHFRQAGIATHMGVVRDVPSIGVAKSLLCGSPTEDTENRSEGTRIPIEANSRVDAPDGTLLGYAVQTRQYDSPNRYINPLYVSPGHRVGPETAADAALALASSYKLPEPVRLADNYADEAKRNLDEGT; encoded by the coding sequence ATGCCAACGGTCCGCCCTGACCTCGTTCCCGACGCCTCGCTCGAGCGCGACGACATGGAAGCCATGCAGCGTGAAATCGCCGACGCCGCGGCGTTCGAGGACGACTTCGACTTCGATCCCGCGACGCTCGGCGATCCGCTCGCGGCGGCCTCGAGCGGCGCGGACCCGCCCACCGTCGTCGGCGTCGACCAGTCGTTTCTCACGAACGAGGCGGGCGATCAGGACCGGGCGCTTTCCGCCGTCGTCGCCATGCGCGGCGGCGAGGTGATCGAACGCGTCCATGCGGTGACGCCCCTCGAGATCCCCTACATTCCGGGACTGCTCTCCTTCCGCGAGGGACAGCCGATCCTCGCAGCGCTCGAGGAACTCTCGGTCGAACCCGATCTGTTCCTCTTCGACGGCAGCGGCCGCATCCACTTCCGGCAGGCGGGCATCGCGACCCACATGGGCGTCGTCCGCGATGTGCCGAGCATCGGCGTCGCGAAGAGCCTGCTCTGTGGCTCCCCGACGGAAGACACCGAGAACCGCTCCGAAGGGACCCGGATACCGATCGAGGCGAACTCGAGGGTCGACGCGCCCGACGGCACGCTGCTGGGCTACGCGGTCCAGACGCGCCAGTACGACTCGCCGAACCGGTACATCAACCCCCTGTACGTCAGCCCCGGCCACCGCGTCGGTCCCGAAACGGCGGCCGACGCTGCGCTCGCGCTCGCCTCGTCGTACAAACTCCCCGAACCCGTCCGCCTCGCCGACAACTACGCGGACGAGGCGAAGCGGAACCTCGACGAGGGCACCTGA
- a CDS encoding rhomboid family intramembrane serine protease, which produces MAKCDVCGKDESMPYNCRHCGGTFCADHRLPENHDCTGLQDWNDPQGVFDSGFDESVNGGGGTSKASSLADKIPINTGAGGPLAYFRGNMTYTFLALIWLTFLAQLVVELFGSRSLYESLFLLTSWNVEYVWTWVTSIFSHSTNNLMHIVGNSIVIFFFGPLVERYVGSRDFAILFVVSGVLAGLSQVAISVFQGYPTAVLGASGAALAILGVLTVLNPDLKVYLYFILPVPIWLLTAGYALISITFLSGVIGGGGGIAHGAHLVGLVIGLAYGQYIKQNRNVSAPNRLEFGGGGGPGGPGGRRRF; this is translated from the coding sequence ATGGCCAAGTGCGACGTGTGTGGGAAAGACGAAAGCATGCCCTACAACTGTCGGCACTGCGGGGGAACCTTCTGTGCCGACCACCGGCTGCCGGAGAACCACGACTGCACCGGGCTCCAGGACTGGAACGACCCGCAGGGAGTCTTCGACAGCGGGTTCGACGAATCCGTCAACGGCGGTGGGGGGACCTCGAAAGCCTCGAGTCTCGCTGACAAGATCCCGATAAATACGGGTGCCGGCGGACCGTTAGCCTACTTCCGCGGGAACATGACCTACACGTTCCTCGCGCTGATCTGGCTCACGTTCCTCGCTCAGTTGGTCGTGGAGCTGTTCGGGAGCCGCTCCCTCTACGAATCGCTGTTCCTGCTGACGTCGTGGAACGTCGAATACGTCTGGACGTGGGTCACGTCTATCTTCTCCCACAGCACGAACAATTTGATGCACATCGTCGGAAATAGCATCGTGATATTCTTCTTCGGCCCGCTGGTCGAGCGCTACGTCGGGTCGCGGGATTTTGCGATCCTGTTCGTCGTCAGCGGCGTCCTCGCCGGACTCAGTCAAGTCGCTATTTCAGTCTTTCAGGGGTATCCGACCGCCGTCCTCGGAGCCAGCGGCGCGGCACTCGCTATCCTGGGCGTCTTGACCGTCCTTAACCCGGACCTCAAGGTCTACCTGTACTTCATCCTTCCAGTTCCGATTTGGCTCCTCACGGCCGGCTACGCCCTCATCAGCATCACCTTCCTCTCCGGCGTGATCGGCGGCGGCGGCGGGATTGCACACGGCGCTCACCTCGTCGGCCTCGTGATCGGCCTCGCCTACGGCCAGTACATCAAGCAAAACCGGAACGTTAGCGCACCGAACCGCCTCGAGTTCGGGGGCGGTGGCGGTCCCGGCGGCCCCGGCGGTCGCCGTCGGTTCTAA
- a CDS encoding DUF5788 family protein has protein sequence MQEYERKQLLERVEREGATVGADIPETITVQGEEIDLRTFVFEIKRRETIPSGERDRVEQAKRNLRRERLERLEAIEEGDISREEGEELAGSIIGIDRALNALESLGPTDLEREQQAQKAQDRKRWMSFLKKALGEDEGGASRRGR, from the coding sequence GTGCAAGAGTACGAGCGCAAGCAGTTGCTCGAGCGCGTCGAGCGCGAGGGGGCGACCGTCGGCGCGGACATTCCGGAGACGATCACGGTACAAGGCGAGGAGATCGACCTCCGAACCTTCGTCTTCGAGATCAAGCGCCGCGAGACGATTCCCTCGGGCGAGCGCGACCGCGTCGAGCAGGCCAAACGGAACTTGCGGCGGGAACGCCTCGAGCGCCTCGAGGCCATTGAGGAGGGCGACATCTCCCGCGAGGAGGGCGAGGAGCTCGCGGGGAGCATCATCGGCATCGACCGCGCGTTGAACGCCCTCGAGAGCCTCGGCCCGACGGATCTCGAGCGCGAACAGCAAGCCCAGAAGGCCCAGGATCGCAAGCGCTGGATGTCGTTCCTGAAGAAGGCGCTCGGAGAGGACGAGGGAGGCGCCTCCCGGAGGGGTCGGTAG